The Juglans regia cultivar Chandler chromosome 2, Walnut 2.0, whole genome shotgun sequence genome includes a window with the following:
- the LOC109013034 gene encoding probable serine/threonine-protein kinase At1g54610 yields MGCINCKPSAIEDSKESPRERFSKASSDWQASRVTSSRREEVHRAKDRYDNNDGRTMLIDKQSNGLVRLHSGHLETKREKMEYIVAQHPGMGSVPKATEGEQVAAGWPSWLAAVAGEAIRGWTPRRADSFQKLDKIGQGTYSNVYMARDLEHNKTVALKKVRFDNLEPESVRFMAREIHILRRLDHPNVIKLEGLVTSRMSCSLYLVFEYMEHDLAGLASHPGLKFTEAQVKCYMQQLLRGLDHCHSHGVLHRDIKGSNLLIDNNGILKIADFGLASFFNPHQTQPLTSRVVTLWYRPPELLLGATYYGTAVDLWSSGCILAELYAGKPIMPGRTEVEQLHKIFKLCGSPSEDYWRKSKLPHATIFKPQQPYRRCVAETYKDFPAPALALMETLLSIDPADRGSAASALTSEFFTTKPIPCDPASLPKYPPSKEFDAKVRDEEARRQGVAGSRGQRLDLERRGTRESRAIPAPDANAELVLSMQKRQGQSNSKSRSEKFNPHPEEVASGFPIDPPRPSQAVEGSIEPQEHHHKRASHSGPLAHRAAWAKAGKNLEDAAKISTGVNLSTISGLVEARRISEDRRQRSSSSQPEVAKFMGRFPGSFKEGSDFVMQQDQKHHAQGIAGSHRKEDAKISNKDPILLGYGSKGHKIHYSGPLLVPSDNMDQVLKDHDRQIQEAVRRARLEKAKVRKVQVEGNQISTNSFFVSGR; encoded by the exons ATGGGTTGCATCAATTGCAAGCCCTCCGCTATCGAGGATAGCAAGGAGAGCCCGAGAGAGCGGTTCTCAAAAGCATCGTCAGACTGGCAGGCATCGAGAGTGACCTCGTCCAGAAGGGAGGAAGTGCATCGAGCCAAGGATCGGTATGATAACAATGATGGGAGGACAATGTTGATCGATAAGCAATCAAATGGTTTGGTTCGGTTACACAGTGGGCATTTGGAGACCAAGAGGGAGAAGATGGAGTATATTGTTGCTCAACATCCGGGAATGGGTAGTGTTCCGAAAGCTACGGAAGGGGAGCAGGTTGCAGCAGGGTGGCCATCATGGTTGGCTGCAGTGGCTGGAGAGGCTATTAGGGGATGGACTCCACGGCGTGCTGATTCTTTTCAAAAGCTGGATAAA ATTGGCCAGGGAACTTACAGTAATGTTTATATGGCTCGTGACCTTGAACATAATAAAACTGTTGCTTTAAAGAAAGTAAGGTTTGATAACCTGGAGCCCGAGAGTGTTCGCTTTATGGCTAGGGAAATTCACATTTTGCGAAGGCTTGATCATCCAAATGTAATAAAATTGGAAGGTCTAGTTACATCAAGGATGTCTTGTAGCTTATACCTTGTTTTTGAGTACATGGAGCATGATTTGGCAGGGCTTGCTTCACACCCTGGTCTGAAATTTACGGAAGCACAG GTTAAATGTTACATGCAGCAACTTTTACGGGGACTTGACCATTGCCACAGCCATGGCGTTCTACATCGTGACATAAAGGGTTCCAACCTTCTAATTGACAACAATGGCATCTTGAAGATTGCAGACTTTGGTTTGGCAAGTTTTTTCAATCCCCATCAAACTCAGCCACTTACAAGTCGTGTTGTAACTCTTTGGTACCGGCCACCAGAGCTTTTACTTGGAGCTACTTACTACGGAACAGCTGTGGATTTATGGAGTTCTGGTTGTATACTTGCTGAATTATATGCTGGCAAGCCTATTATGCCAGGAAGAACCGAG GTGGAgcaattacataaaattttcaagCTTTGCGGTTCACCCTCCGAGGATTATTGGAGAAAATCGAAGTTGCCTCATGCAACAATATTTAAGCCCCAGCAACCTTATAGACGCTGTGTTGCAGAAACATATAAGGATTTCCCTGCACCTGCATTAGCATTGATGGAGACTTTACTTTCCATAGATCCTGCTGATCGTGGATCTGCAGCTTCTGCTCTCACAAGTGAG TTCTTTACAACAAAACCAATTCCTTGTGATCCTGCCAGCTTGCCGAAGTATCCTCCGAGCAAAGAGTTTGATGCAAAAGTACGGGATGAGGAAGCCAGaag ACAAGGAGTAGCAGGAAGCAGAGGCCAGAGACTTGACCTCGAAAGGAGAGGAACAAGGGAATCTCGAGCCATTCCAGCGCCTGATGCAAATGCTGAATTAGTCTTGTCAATGCAG AAACGACAAGGTCAATCAAACTCTAAGAGCCGGAGTGAAAAGTTTAACCCTCATCCGGAAGAAGTTGCTTCTGGCTTTCCAATTGATCCACCTAGACCATCACAAGCTGTCGAAGGAAGCATAGAGCCCCAGGAGCATCATCACAAGAGAGCCTCCCATTCAGGGCCACTGGCTCACCGGGCTGCCTGGGCAAAGGCTGGCAAGAACTTGGAAGATGCTGCAAAGATATCGACTGGGGTCAATTTGTCAACAATATCAGGTTTAGTGGAAGCAAGGAGGATATCTGAAGATCGCAGACAAAGGTCTAGTTCTTCACAGCCAGAAGTTGCGAAATTTATGGGCAGGTTTCCGGGATCCTTCAAGGAGGGCTCGGATTTTGTGATGCAACAAGATCAAAAGCATCACGCTCAGGGAATTGCAGGTTCTCATAGAAAGGAAGATGCAAAAATCAGCAACAAAGATCCAATTCTT CTTGGTTATGGGTCAAAGGGTCACAAAATACACTACTCTGGTCCATTGCTAGTTCCATCAGACAACATGGATCAGGTGCTGAAGGACCATGATCGGCAGATCCAGGAAGCTGTTAGGCGAGCACGCCTTGAGAAGGCAAAGGTCAGAAAAGTTCAGGTTGAGGGGAATCAAATTTCAAccaattcattttttgtttctggtCGTTAA